The Clostridium septicum genome contains a region encoding:
- a CDS encoding rhomboid family intramembrane serine protease, with amino-acid sequence MEKFEKVFYNLLTKNAGFFMKNYYSEFHKKTKWIGILDLGNSVLGVIVTGDDEEDINYREAKEYLTGAFNKPQILNSVILASGEYIENKISSNEDKLIFSLKDRKIIYCSQSAKPLIPIIEYIVKIDTSPKDKLNKYKFTYTLIVVNILIYMISAIKAKNIIYIDIGTLIQMGAKVNPLINQGQIYRLITSAFLHGGIIHITFNMMALKIIGVQVEEIYGRKKYAVIYFLSAIGSSFLSYLFSQSSVSVGASGAVFGLLGAMLIFAFNKRKTIGKEYMMNIIQVIILNIVIGLTATNIDNFGHIGGLIVGILVAGIFAINKE; translated from the coding sequence ATGGAGAAATTTGAAAAAGTATTCTATAACTTATTAACTAAGAATGCTGGTTTTTTTATGAAGAATTATTATAGTGAATTTCATAAGAAGACTAAGTGGATTGGGATTTTGGATTTAGGTAATTCAGTTTTAGGTGTAATAGTAACTGGGGATGATGAAGAGGATATAAACTATAGAGAGGCAAAAGAATATTTAACTGGGGCTTTTAATAAGCCTCAGATTTTAAACTCTGTTATACTAGCTTCAGGAGAATATATAGAAAATAAAATATCTAGTAATGAAGATAAGTTAATATTTTCTTTAAAAGATAGAAAGATAATTTATTGTTCTCAATCAGCAAAGCCACTAATACCAATTATTGAGTATATAGTTAAAATAGATACATCTCCTAAAGATAAACTTAATAAATATAAGTTTACATATACATTGATAGTTGTAAATATATTAATATACATGATATCAGCAATTAAAGCTAAAAATATTATATATATAGATATTGGTACTTTAATACAAATGGGTGCTAAAGTTAATCCTTTGATAAATCAGGGACAAATATATAGATTAATAACTTCAGCCTTTTTACATGGTGGAATTATTCATATTACTTTTAATATGATGGCTTTAAAAATAATAGGTGTACAAGTTGAAGAAATATATGGAAGAAAAAAATATGCTGTAATATATTTTTTATCAGCAATAGGAAGTTCTTTTCTTAGTTATTTATTTTCACAAAGTAGCGTTTCAGTTGGAGCATCAGGAGCGGTATTTGGGCTTTTAGGAGCTATGCTTATTTTTGCATTTAATAAAAGAAAAACTATAGGTAAAGAATATATGATGAATATTATTCAAGTAATAATATTAAATATAGTTATTGGATTAACAGCAACTAATATAGATAATTTTGGTCACATAGGTGGATTAATAGTTGGTATTTTAGTAGCAGGAATATTTGCAATTAATAAGGAGTGA
- a CDS encoding metal ABC transporter ATP-binding protein — MININNLCFSYTNKQPYLLNNINLSIPKGAYVSVIGENGSCKTTLIKLILGLLSPSSGSIENEATSIGYVPQRLDSFNAQFPITVFEVLDCHRKTLKSTKNINIESALKQVNMYNFKNTLLGNLSGGQQQRILIARALMGNPEILILDEPSTGVDEINQKEIYTVLNTLNKDKNKTIISIEHNINIAIRYSTHILKVHNGTINLYTVKDYIKVREQNSILDNAI, encoded by the coding sequence ATGATTAATATAAACAATTTATGTTTTTCATACACTAATAAGCAACCTTACTTACTTAATAATATTAATTTAAGTATTCCTAAAGGTGCTTACGTTTCTGTTATTGGAGAAAATGGTAGCTGTAAGACAACACTTATAAAATTAATTTTAGGATTATTATCCCCCTCTTCTGGCTCTATTGAAAATGAAGCTACTTCTATAGGATATGTTCCTCAAAGATTAGATTCGTTTAATGCCCAATTTCCAATTACAGTTTTTGAAGTATTAGACTGTCATAGAAAAACATTAAAAAGTACTAAAAATATAAATATAGAATCTGCTTTAAAACAAGTCAATATGTATAATTTTAAGAATACTCTTCTTGGAAATTTATCTGGTGGACAACAACAACGAATATTAATTGCTCGTGCTCTAATGGGAAATCCTGAAATTTTAATTTTAGATGAACCATCTACAGGAGTTGATGAAATAAATCAAAAAGAAATTTATACAGTATTAAATACTTTAAATAAAGATAAAAATAAAACTATTATTTCTATAGAGCATAACATTAATATAGCTATTAGATATTCAACTCATATACTTAAAGTCCATAATGGTACTATTAATTTATATACTGTGAAAGATTATATTAAAGTTAGAGAACAAAATTCAATTTTAGATAATGCAATTTAA
- a CDS encoding DUF6762 family protein → MDFSSLVLMEKDKETGFITKELGSFEVSEGALYVKKLFVLDNIINLYFDTNKDVEEWEYSAIYDLFNYKVFEENGFTVEDVLDEYNPTFMIRFDYNEDYAVIKEKLDKCVKLIEESMEKVFKDILGKEQEYI, encoded by the coding sequence ATGGATTTTTCAAGTTTAGTATTAATGGAGAAAGATAAGGAAACAGGATTTATAACAAAAGAATTAGGAAGTTTTGAGGTATCAGAAGGAGCATTGTATGTAAAAAAGTTATTTGTATTAGATAATATTATTAATTTATATTTTGATACAAATAAAGATGTAGAAGAATGGGAATACTCTGCAATATATGATTTATTTAATTATAAAGTATTTGAAGAAAATGGATTCACAGTAGAAGATGTTTTAGATGAATACAACCCAACATTTATGATAAGGTTTGATTATAACGAGGATTATGCTGTTATTAAAGAAAAACTAGATAAATGTGTAAAGCTAATTGAAGAATCCATGGAAAAGGTATTTAAAGATATTTTAGGTAAGGAACAAGAATATATTTAG
- a CDS encoding manganese efflux pump MntP, with the protein MSIKEVVLIGIAMAMDAFGLSISLGINPILKRKNKIGFILSFAFFQFLFIFIGGLVGVVFNTYIASIPNLVAGGVIGVIGIIMIIEGFKNEDRDDTFLIKKCMYIILGMSVSIDALVVGFTAFHHITSGIVLLLDSIIVGLITLLMCLIGFYMCRYIRRIGFISKYSGFFGGIILMIFAIKMIFF; encoded by the coding sequence ATGAGTATAAAAGAAGTGGTTCTTATAGGAATAGCTATGGCTATGGATGCATTTGGCCTTAGTATAAGTTTAGGAATAAATCCTATATTAAAAAGAAAAAATAAAATTGGCTTTATATTATCCTTTGCCTTTTTCCAATTTTTATTTATATTTATAGGAGGGCTAGTAGGAGTAGTTTTTAATACATATATAGCTAGTATACCTAATTTAGTAGCTGGAGGGGTTATAGGAGTTATAGGAATTATAATGATAATAGAAGGGTTTAAAAATGAAGATAGAGATGATACTTTTTTAATAAAAAAATGCATGTATATTATATTGGGTATGTCAGTTAGTATAGATGCATTAGTTGTGGGTTTTACAGCCTTTCACCATATAACTTCAGGTATTGTATTATTACTTGATTCAATTATAGTGGGATTAATTACTTTACTTATGTGTTTAATAGGATTTTATATGTGTAGATATATAAGGAGAATAGGTTTTATATCTAAGTATTCAGGATTTTTTGGTGGAATAATTCTTATGATTTTTGCAATTAAAATGATATTTTTTTAA
- a CDS encoding aminotransferase class V-fold PLP-dependent enzyme, whose translation MNGIRNDYLRNLLIGLDRKVPILGGHEIIPINFDNAATTPVFKRVMSRMLEISEYYGSIGRGMGQKSEYSTKVYNECREYILKFFNAPNDRYTAIFVNNTTEGINRLSNMLICNKNDIVITTRMEHHSNDLPWRGKCNLDYIEVDDLGRLMINELEDKLESHNGNVKYVSVTAASNVTGYVNDIYKIARIVHKYGAKLIVDGAQIVAHKKVKMVDGDLNESIDFLVFSAHKMYAPFGSGAIVGLKDTFEEVESDFKGGGTVNTVLDYEEVYLDPPDKQEAGSPNFFGAVALVESMKQLREIGYDEIDSNEHALLKRAIDGMKSIPKVREYGDLVNIEDRLGIVVFNVEGVYHAEVARALAKLRGIAVRQGAFCAHPYVKRLLKLTNEEAAKHLTDPMYKMPGMIRASFGIYNSVDEVDIFLNTLELISRM comes from the coding sequence ATGAATGGTATTAGAAATGATTATTTAAGAAACTTGTTGATAGGTCTAGATAGAAAAGTTCCTATTTTAGGTGGACATGAAATAATTCCTATAAATTTTGATAATGCAGCTACTACCCCAGTATTTAAAAGGGTTATGAGCAGAATGTTAGAAATAAGTGAATACTATGGATCTATAGGAAGGGGTATGGGGCAAAAATCAGAATATTCAACTAAGGTTTATAATGAATGTAGGGAATACATTCTTAAATTTTTTAATGCTCCAAATGATAGATACACAGCTATCTTTGTTAATAATACTACAGAAGGTATAAATAGACTTTCTAATATGCTTATATGTAATAAAAACGACATTGTAATAACTACTAGAATGGAACATCATTCAAACGATTTACCTTGGAGAGGAAAATGTAATCTAGACTATATAGAAGTAGATGACCTTGGAAGATTAATGATTAATGAGCTAGAAGATAAATTAGAAAGCCATAATGGTAATGTTAAATATGTATCAGTTACAGCAGCTTCAAATGTAACTGGTTATGTTAATGATATATATAAAATAGCAAGAATAGTTCATAAATATGGAGCAAAACTAATAGTAGATGGAGCACAAATAGTAGCTCATAAAAAAGTAAAAATGGTAGATGGTGATTTAAATGAATCTATAGATTTTTTAGTTTTTTCAGCTCATAAAATGTATGCACCTTTTGGAAGTGGAGCTATTGTAGGGCTTAAGGATACATTTGAAGAAGTAGAATCAGATTTTAAAGGTGGGGGAACTGTAAATACAGTACTTGATTATGAAGAAGTTTATTTAGATCCTCCAGATAAACAAGAAGCAGGAAGTCCTAATTTTTTTGGAGCGGTAGCTTTAGTTGAGTCAATGAAACAATTAAGGGAAATAGGATATGATGAAATTGATAGTAATGAACATGCTTTATTAAAAAGAGCTATTGATGGAATGAAGAGTATTCCAAAAGTTAGAGAATATGGGGATTTAGTAAATATCGAGGATAGATTAGGTATAGTAGTTTTTAATGTGGAAGGCGTATATCATGCAGAAGTAGCAAGAGCATTAGCAAAGTTAAGAGGAATAGCTGTAAGACAAGGAGCTTTTTGTGCCCACCCATATGTAAAAAGACTTTTAAAGTTAACAAATGAAGAGGCAGCAAAACATTTAACAGATCCAATGTATAAAATGCCTGGTATGATTAGAGCTAGCTTTGGTATATATAATAGTGTAGATGAGGTAGATATATTTTTAAATACTTTAGAGTTAATAAGTAGAATGTGA
- a CDS encoding Fur family transcriptional regulator gives MEWKTFLKEKEIKVTKGRVALLNILESSDSGLSADDLYDECKRQGVNLNLSTIYRSLELFEENGVIKRIAVGNGPSIYAMKKESHEHILKCDICNRLVKIPCPIDQIEEIIKKEVGFSLTEHKLELKGICDICKNKKR, from the coding sequence ATGGAGTGGAAAACTTTTTTAAAAGAAAAAGAAATAAAAGTTACAAAAGGAAGAGTAGCTTTACTTAATATATTAGAGAGCTCTGATAGTGGATTATCTGCAGATGATCTATATGATGAGTGTAAAAGACAAGGTGTAAATTTAAACCTAAGTACTATATATAGAAGCTTAGAGTTATTTGAAGAAAATGGTGTTATTAAAAGAATCGCTGTTGGGAATGGACCGTCTATATATGCTATGAAAAAAGAAAGTCATGAACATATATTAAAATGTGATATTTGTAATAGACTAGTAAAAATTCCATGTCCGATAGATCAAATAGAAGAAATAATAAAAAAAGAAGTTGGATTTAGTCTTACAGAGCATAAGCTTGAACTGAAGGGTATTTGTGACATATGTAAAAATAAGAAGAGGTAG
- a CDS encoding 6-phosphofructokinase, with amino-acid sequence MANCIIAQSGGPTSVINSSVVGLLQANKDLKTFDKVYGGLNGIEGVLNGSLIELSSLNDDQIQSFRYTPSSGLGSCRYKMKKLEDSTEEYDRLLEILKFHNIKAFFYVGGNDSMDTTAKLGRYAKENGIDIKFIGIPKTIDNDLMFTDHTPGFGSAAKFIATSTLETYLDSSVYINNGIFILETMGRDTGWLAASACLAKIDGKQVADFIYLPEVAFDAIKFLNDVREKFKKQNKVFIVVSEGIRNKDGKFVTEAKDEVHDKFGHAQLGGVGSYLKHLIIDAGITKRVKSLELGVLQRCSIHCASDTDLTEAFDAGYAALKFAIEGNSGYMVAIKRDSNSPYSTSHFLIEADKVANNVKYFPIEWINHDGNNIKEEALNYFTPLVNGLPNLIFENTMPKFKTFNK; translated from the coding sequence ATGGCAAATTGTATAATTGCACAATCAGGAGGACCAACTTCTGTTATAAATTCAAGTGTCGTAGGTTTACTACAAGCAAATAAAGATTTAAAGACTTTTGATAAAGTTTATGGTGGATTAAACGGAATTGAAGGTGTACTTAATGGAAGTTTAATAGAATTATCATCTCTAAATGATGATCAAATTCAATCCTTTAGATATACACCTTCATCTGGCTTAGGCTCATGTAGATATAAAATGAAGAAACTTGAAGATTCAACTGAAGAATATGATAGACTTTTAGAAATATTAAAATTTCATAATATAAAAGCATTTTTCTATGTTGGTGGAAATGATTCAATGGATACTACTGCAAAACTTGGAAGATATGCTAAAGAAAATGGAATTGATATCAAATTTATTGGAATTCCAAAAACTATAGATAATGATTTAATGTTTACTGATCATACTCCTGGATTTGGCAGTGCTGCTAAATTTATCGCAACCTCTACCCTTGAAACATATTTAGATTCATCAGTATATATAAATAATGGCATATTTATACTAGAAACAATGGGTAGGGATACTGGGTGGCTAGCTGCATCTGCTTGTCTTGCTAAAATAGATGGAAAACAAGTTGCCGATTTTATTTATTTACCAGAGGTAGCTTTTGATGCTATAAAATTCCTTAATGATGTTAGAGAAAAATTTAAAAAACAAAATAAAGTTTTTATAGTTGTATCTGAAGGAATTAGAAATAAAGATGGAAAGTTTGTAACAGAAGCAAAAGATGAAGTCCATGATAAATTTGGACATGCTCAACTTGGAGGTGTTGGTTCATATTTAAAACACTTAATTATAGATGCTGGAATAACTAAAAGAGTTAAATCTCTTGAACTTGGTGTATTACAAAGATGTTCTATTCATTGTGCATCAGATACAGATTTAACAGAAGCCTTTGATGCTGGATATGCTGCACTTAAATTTGCCATTGAAGGTAATAGTGGATATATGGTTGCAATTAAAAGAGATTCAAATTCCCCTTATTCAACATCTCATTTTTTAATTGAAGCTGATAAAGTTGCAAATAACGTTAAATACTTTCCTATTGAATGGATTAACCATGATGGTAATAATATAAAAGAAGAGGCTCTTAATTACTTTACTCCTTTAGTAAATGGATTACCAAATTTAATTTTTGAAAACACCATGCCTAAATTTAAAACATTTAACAAATAA
- the pepF gene encoding oligoendopeptidase F has product MSESKILKKRDEIKEEDKWKVDKIFKTDEEWEAAFNELKSNAPSLKNYEGKLNSAENILEYLKLYVDIGIKAETIYVYAHLKSDEDTSNSKYQGMMNRIDAYMAEFSTYTAYFVPEILTLSEEFIKECMVKLPELKIYDFMFEDIFKEKPHILSKNEEELLASVSDCLAAPEAIHNMLTNADLKFGKILDEEGHEVELTEGNYSSFIKSKNRSVRKAAFETLYKEYKAFENTLATALSSSIKNFNFNARIRKYKNALDASLSPNDIPQEVYKNAIKTINDNLSSLHRYVTLKKRLLGLDEMHMYDLYVPVIEINKEHIEFDKAIEMAVEGLNPLGKEYLKIFKNGIEEGWIDIYQNKGKRGGAYSWGGYSTMPYVLLNYNYELNDVSTLVHEMGHSIHSYYSRKEQPYIYAGYTLFCAEVASTTNEALLIHYLINKESDRNKKLYLINQELEQIRTTVFRQLMFAEFELYTHETLESGNSLTSDDYNKIWHDLNVKYFGKDMIVDEIIDSEWSRIPHFYSDFYVYQYATGYAAASAFAKSILEGEKDAVEKYVGFLKSGGSDYPINILKKAGVDMTTSKPLEATIERFNELLDMLDKEI; this is encoded by the coding sequence ATGAGTGAAAGTAAGATTTTAAAAAAAAGGGATGAGATTAAAGAGGAAGATAAGTGGAAAGTAGATAAAATTTTTAAAACAGATGAAGAGTGGGAAGCGGCTTTTAATGAACTTAAAAGCAATGCACCTAGTTTAAAGAATTATGAAGGGAAATTAAATAGTGCAGAAAATATTTTAGAGTATCTTAAACTTTATGTTGATATTGGTATAAAAGCAGAAACTATTTATGTATATGCACATTTAAAGTCTGATGAAGATACTTCAAATTCTAAATATCAAGGTATGATGAATAGAATAGATGCATATATGGCTGAATTCTCAACATATACAGCATATTTTGTACCGGAAATTCTAACTTTATCAGAAGAATTTATAAAAGAGTGTATGGTAAAATTGCCAGAGCTTAAAATTTATGATTTTATGTTTGAAGATATCTTTAAAGAAAAACCTCATATTTTAAGCAAAAATGAAGAAGAACTTTTGGCTAGTGTATCAGATTGTTTAGCAGCTCCAGAAGCAATTCACAATATGTTAACAAATGCAGATCTGAAATTTGGTAAAATTTTAGATGAAGAGGGACATGAAGTTGAGTTAACAGAGGGAAATTATTCATCATTTATAAAAAGTAAAAATAGAAGTGTAAGAAAAGCAGCATTTGAAACTTTATATAAGGAATATAAAGCTTTTGAAAATACTTTAGCTACTGCTTTATCAAGTTCAATAAAAAACTTTAATTTTAATGCTAGAATAAGAAAATATAAAAATGCTTTAGATGCATCGTTAAGTCCTAACGATATTCCACAAGAAGTATATAAAAATGCAATTAAAACTATTAATGATAATTTATCTTCTCTTCATAGATACGTAACTTTAAAGAAAAGATTGCTAGGTCTAGATGAAATGCATATGTACGATTTATATGTTCCAGTTATAGAAATTAATAAAGAACATATAGAGTTTGACAAAGCTATAGAAATGGCTGTAGAAGGTCTTAATCCATTAGGTAAGGAATATTTAAAAATATTTAAAAATGGAATAGAAGAAGGCTGGATAGACATTTATCAAAACAAAGGCAAAAGAGGTGGGGCATACTCTTGGGGAGGATATAGTACAATGCCATATGTACTATTAAACTATAATTATGAATTAAATGATGTATCTACTCTTGTACATGAAATGGGACATTCAATTCATTCATATTATTCAAGAAAAGAGCAACCTTATATTTATGCTGGATATACTTTGTTTTGTGCAGAAGTTGCATCAACTACAAATGAAGCATTACTTATACATTATTTAATAAATAAAGAATCAGATAGAAATAAGAAATTATATTTAATAAACCAAGAATTAGAACAAATAAGAACAACTGTATTTAGGCAATTGATGTTTGCAGAGTTTGAGTTATATACTCATGAAACTTTAGAAAGTGGAAATTCACTTACATCAGATGACTATAATAAGATATGGCATGATTTAAATGTTAAATATTTTGGTAAAGATATGATAGTAGATGAGATAATTGATTCAGAATGGTCAAGAATTCCACATTTCTATTCAGATTTTTATGTCTATCAATATGCAACAGGATATGCAGCAGCATCAGCTTTTGCAAAATCAATATTAGAAGGTGAAAAGGATGCTGTGGAAAAATATGTTGGATTCTTAAAAAGTGGCGGAAGTGATTATCCTATAAATATTCTTAAAAAGGCTGGAGTAGATATGACTACATCAAAGCCATTAGAAGCTACAATAGAAAGATTTAATGAGCTTTTAGATATGTTAGATAAAGAAATTTAA
- a CDS encoding DUF4397 domain-containing protein, whose protein sequence is MILFRDNLPDLQCKIRLIHAIPSAPAVDIYANGELIAKDLSFSDLSCYTTVAPGNYEVQLYVAGTYDTPLLTKNIDLLPNSASTISAITLNNNIDLFVLNDANTPGQINNSFLRFINLSSNSPLLTLSLPNDISLFNSVEYIETTGYYPLSPGIYNYKVSFGSSEGLFKFIKDLKLDNGKFYTIYIIGLFNNTPQLGYIIAQDGV, encoded by the coding sequence ATGATTTTATTTAGAGATAATTTACCTGACTTACAATGTAAGATAAGATTAATACATGCAATACCTTCTGCTCCGGCAGTTGATATTTATGCTAATGGTGAGCTTATTGCCAAAGATTTATCATTTAGTGACCTAAGTTGTTATACTACTGTAGCTCCTGGTAATTATGAAGTCCAGCTCTACGTAGCTGGAACATATGATACCCCACTATTAACTAAAAATATAGATTTACTTCCAAATTCTGCTTCAACTATTTCGGCCATTACACTTAATAATAATATAGATTTATTCGTATTAAATGATGCTAATACCCCTGGACAAATTAATAATTCTTTTCTAAGATTTATTAATTTATCTTCTAATTCTCCTTTATTAACTTTATCACTACCTAATGATATTTCTCTATTTAATAGTGTAGAATATATTGAAACTACTGGATATTACCCTCTTTCACCTGGAATCTATAACTATAAAGTATCTTTTGGTAGTTCAGAAGGACTTTTTAAATTTATAAAGGATTTAAAATTAGATAATGGTAAATTTTACACAATTTATATAATTGGGTTATTTAACAATACTCCTCAACTTGGATATATTATTGCTCAAGATGGAGTTTAA
- a CDS encoding metal ABC transporter permease yields the protein MFQLGFMQNAFMASFIIAILCPFIGLFLVLRRYSMIGDTLSHSSFAGVAIGLVIGVNPLISAFLFTTFCALIIEFLRDYYKKYAELVMSLVLTFSLGIAIILISSGKASTNVNSYLFGSILTVSTSDIVMISIIGIICLITLIVLYNKLVYITFDEEGAKTCGIKVKLINYIFTLLVGATISMSIRIMGILVISSIMVVPVATSMQLKKSFKSTLIYSIIFGFLDIMLGLILSYYMNSAPGGTIAITSVLTLICVILFQKITN from the coding sequence ATGTTTCAATTAGGATTTATGCAAAATGCCTTTATGGCAAGCTTTATTATAGCTATATTATGTCCTTTTATAGGACTTTTTTTGGTGCTAAGAAGATATTCAATGATAGGGGATACCCTATCTCACTCATCCTTTGCTGGAGTTGCCATAGGATTAGTTATTGGAGTTAATCCATTAATTTCAGCATTTTTATTTACTACATTTTGTGCACTCATTATAGAATTCTTAAGAGATTATTATAAAAAATATGCTGAATTAGTAATGTCTTTAGTATTAACTTTTAGTTTAGGTATTGCAATTATACTTATTAGTAGTGGAAAAGCCTCTACTAATGTTAATTCTTATTTATTTGGAAGTATTTTAACAGTAAGTACAAGCGATATAGTTATGATTTCAATTATTGGGATTATATGCTTAATAACTTTAATAGTTTTATACAATAAACTTGTATACATAACCTTTGATGAAGAGGGTGCCAAGACTTGTGGTATTAAAGTAAAATTAATAAATTACATATTTACCTTATTAGTCGGAGCTACAATTTCTATGTCTATAAGAATTATGGGGATTTTAGTTATATCCTCTATTATGGTAGTTCCTGTTGCAACTTCTATGCAATTAAAGAAAAGCTTTAAAAGCACATTAATTTACTCTATAATATTTGGCTTTTTAGATATTATGCTCGGATTAATTTTATCATATTATATGAATAGTGCTCCTGGAGGAACAATAGCTATTACATCTGTACTTACACTTATATGTGTTATACTATTTCAAAAAATAACAAACTAA
- the uvsE gene encoding UV DNA damage repair endonuclease UvsE, translating into MKIGYACTPLLVPYKTTRRISLKYYSEKLLIDTIKENLNDLLRILSYNRDKEIKMFRISSDIIPLGSHPINTFDWNNYFQYELNNIGKFIKNNSMRVSMHPGQYTVINSPKEDVVKKSILDLQYHAKFLDSLGIDSSHKIILHIGGVYGDKELAIKRFMNVFKDLDKNIKNRLVIENDEKNFSIDDVLFIGENLSIPVVFDNLHNECFNDNNYSISNILKRVKKTWNKKDGNIKVHYSQQNPLKKLGAHSQSLNITNFLYYLDLCKDFELDIMLEVKDKNISAIKAVNSILELSNALLKENIDTEFKNYKFILLEQGENILYEGYNILNKNTSLIEFYKFIDSFMYNEILVENKTHVLKLLENELKSYMTSKESNHFYKLLKERNFNKCKEYLYKIACKYHIELSKNYYFYNN; encoded by the coding sequence ATGAAAATAGGATATGCATGTACTCCTCTTTTAGTTCCTTATAAAACTACTAGAAGGATCTCATTAAAATATTATTCCGAAAAATTACTTATCGATACTATAAAAGAAAATTTAAATGATTTATTAAGAATTCTTTCTTATAACAGAGATAAAGAAATAAAAATGTTTAGAATAAGTTCTGATATAATCCCTCTTGGAAGCCATCCAATAAATACCTTTGATTGGAATAACTATTTTCAATATGAACTAAATAATATAGGTAAATTCATAAAAAATAATTCTATGCGTGTCTCTATGCATCCTGGTCAGTATACTGTAATTAATTCACCTAAGGAAGATGTTGTAAAAAAGTCTATACTAGATTTACAATACCATGCTAAATTTCTTGATTCACTAGGCATAGATTCTTCTCATAAAATAATCTTACATATTGGTGGTGTTTATGGAGATAAAGAATTAGCTATAAAAAGATTTATGAATGTTTTTAAAGATTTAGATAAAAATATAAAAAATAGATTAGTTATAGAAAATGATGAAAAAAACTTCTCTATAGACGATGTACTGTTTATTGGTGAAAATTTATCCATTCCTGTAGTTTTTGATAATTTACACAATGAATGTTTTAATGATAATAATTACTCTATTTCTAATATATTGAAAAGAGTAAAAAAAACTTGGAATAAAAAAGATGGAAACATAAAAGTTCATTATAGTCAACAAAATCCATTAAAAAAACTAGGAGCTCATTCCCAGTCATTAAATATAACTAACTTTTTATATTATTTAGATTTATGTAAGGACTTTGAATTAGACATAATGCTTGAAGTTAAAGATAAGAATATATCTGCAATTAAAGCTGTAAATTCTATTTTAGAACTATCTAATGCATTATTAAAGGAAAATATAGATACAGAGTTCAAGAATTATAAGTTCATCTTACTAGAACAAGGAGAAAATATACTATACGAAGGATATAATATTTTAAATAAAAATACTTCTTTAATAGAATTTTATAAATTTATAGATTCTTTTATGTACAATGAAATTTTGGTAGAGAATAAAACACATGTTTTAAAATTATTAGAAAATGAACTTAAAAGTTATATGACAAGTAAGGAATCTAATCATTTTTATAAATTATTAAAAGAAAGAAATTTTAATAAATGTAAGGAATATCTTTATAAAATAGCTTGTAAATATCATATAGAACTTTCTAAAAATTATTATTTCTATAATAATTAA